The following is a genomic window from Pygocentrus nattereri isolate fPygNat1 unplaced genomic scaffold, fPygNat1.pri scaffold_127_arrow_ctg1, whole genome shotgun sequence.
AGATACTTCAGTAAAAAACACTCTCAAATCTTGAGCACATTTGCAGGAATTTTACAAATTGCATCTGGTGATTCACTGACAATAGCTAATGCTTTATTCAAGTTCCTGGATGACAACAAACGGTCTGTACAGAATTGCATTGGTCTTGcgactgatagatagatagatagatagatagatagatagatagatagatagatagatagatagatagatagatagatagatagatagattcaactttattgtcattactcagtacaagtacatggcaacgaaatgcagttagcatctaccagaagtgcaaatagtagcaatagTGCAACATTatagtatatagaataaattactattataGATATCTGATAGCCCAGTCAAGTGGGGGGCGTGTACTTTTTGTTTACAGTAGCATATAAGCAGCTGGTTTGAGCTTCCCAAACCACCTCTGATCCTTGTCTTGCCAAGATCAGCGACCTACTTGACCTTCTTGACCTTCTCTGCTCCAGTGACCAGCAATCTTCTCGACTGAGATggcttcttctgctgcttcttcttctgctgcttcttcttctgctgctgcttctgctgagtAAGTACAAGTTTGTCTTTAATTTACTGTAGTAAACTCTATGGCCACTTTGACTTGGCTACAAGGAAAATGCTATGGGAACCAACAAAGCATGTTAATTTGATGTTTATACTTGTTTTTGGATTACTTTTTACTTTGGATTACTTTTTTGGATTACTAACTCAACAATTCTATGTAAATTTAGCTTTACAGggataataaatatgtaaagatAGCTGCTGATTTTTAAGAATAAATACATTGATAACAGTACAGGTCTATGGATGTTACACAGTCAGAGGCTGGGAAATATCCACCATATGGTTGATCTCCCAGCTTGAGAgaattttctgtacattttgactgaaaatatcTCAGCTTCTTTGCTAGCTACAGTATATtcacaaagatttttttaaatgttttaattttcttctttaaaatattTCCATGAGTCATGTGTTCTAAACCTGTGAATTGCTCCCAGCGTGTGAATGGGCTTAATGATGCTGTAATAGGCCCGTTGTTAGACTATGCTCATTAATGCTAAaatatctgtctttctgtttttatctaacAGGCAACCTCGCAGTAGGAACTTTCTCCTGTGTCCTATTTGCAAGAAGACTCATTggagccttccagttcacctCAGACGATCCTGCATGAGGACCTCGTCAGAAGCTGACATTCTGGCTGTGGTGGAATCTGCCAAGAGAGCTGTCAGCAATCTGTTGCGCACTGGTCGTGTCTGGGAGTACTCTCTCCTCAGCAGGATCATGCAGAGCCCTGATACTATTGGCAGGTAAGATGCTGACCAAAGTTACcataaagtatatattttttcttattttagtaTAAGAAAGCtaaatgttaatgtgttttaatccTCGCAGGATGATCGAGGAGCTGGAGAGCAGAGGAAACGCTGTGGTTGGCATCCCAACTGAAGCCCCGACTGCTGCTGTTCCAGCTGTTCCTGATGTTCCTGTCGAGGCTCCGGCTGAGTCCAGCTCAGAAAGCTCTGGGGAACTCTATCAGTGGTGAGTGTTTACGTTCCTTGATTTCTTTCATTCCTTTTAGATTTTTGGAAGGTCACTGTGTTTCTTGTGAAGTGCAAAAAGTTTAAtacttgtttttgctttttgtttttttttttcagccctGATACAACCAAGCAGGGAACTTCCCTTAGGGAGAGGATGGCAAGTTTGGGCTACTACAAGAAGCACTCGCTAGACCATGATCTCCTTGTCAGCTTCGCAAAGTTTCTACAGTTTGACATGTCGAACGAAAACTTCAAACAGGAGGTAAGAAAATTGGTATTGCAAATATATTAGTCATTACATAATTATAACACATTAGTCCATCTATTTCATCTAAACATCAACAAGTTTTAAGGTAAATTTCTTATGTTCTTCTGTTTTCCAGGTGGAGAATGTTGCAAGGTTCCTGTACTTCATGGACCCTCAGCAGGCCAGTCTCCTGTTTGTGCGACAGCATGAGAAGTCCCGAGAGTATTTCCTCAAGCTCTCAGAGGCCGGACTCAGCAAGCAGACGGTACAGAATTACATCAAGAGTGTTAAAAGGTGAGCAGTGTACTCCTGATGTGTATATACTatgctatatataaatatactgctAAATTTGAATCATAGGGACTGATTTTTCCTTTATTCTTTCCTTCCTTAAGGTTCTTGAAGTTCCACACGGGCAGCACTGACCTGTGCTTCACGGACAGAGTTCTGCACGAGGACTGCAAGAACTACATCTCATTCCTGGACAACATCCAGATGGCAACTTCAAAACAAGTCAGCAAGGAGACGACCAGGAAGAGGTCAGTAtctttattgaatattaaaataatgaactGGACCCACAATgtaattttaacaataaatgtatTGATAATAGGTTATAACAATGCTTCACTTTATCTTCACAGATTCGACACCTTCCAGGAGGGTGTTCTCTCTTCAACGCAGGTCACTGCCGTGCTGGCCGCTGCCAAGAAAGACTTCCTGGCTGTCATTGGGAAGCTGCATGCGGGAGAGTGCTCTCCAGGCCATCAGCTGACCCTGACAGAGTTGCAGCTGGTCCTCTATTACCTAGAGGCCATTGTGATTCTGGAGCATGCCCAGCGGCCTGGAGTTGTTGAGCACATGACTGTAAGTTATACCTAGTTATaagtcttatttttttatttctttctgatttcagtatttgaatcATTCACTCAGTTTAacaaatgaatcatttgtttgtgtgctgtagGTCACGGAATGGATCAGCCGAAGGAGAGATGACACTCGTCCTGGTTTCGTTGTGGTTTCCACTCAGGTGGCCACCTTTGTTCTTACCCAGGAACAGGAGATGGTAAGATGCTTAATCTTTGATATAGTTATGTTATAAATGGCATTAGGTTTTAGATATGTGCTGTGATAATGCTAGATTTtaattgtatgttttgtttttgtgttttcttttcacagtggtTCGATCTCTACTTCTCGGAGGTGCGCCCAGTCATGCTGGGAAAAAAGAGGAAGCGCGTTGAGGATGACGATGAGACTGATGAGAGGTTCTTCATTTCCTCCACTGGCAAAGCCATCTACAACGCCTCCAATGACCTGGAGCGGCTGCACAAGAAGTAAGTTGAACTAAAATAACTCCAGCTCTGCAGTctcttcagttttttattttatataatgaaaataatgtatGAGTACTAAGCAATATATTGTCTTTTTCAGATATCAGGTGCCGAAGGTGACCAGCCAGATGGCCAGACGGGCATATGAGACAGCAACGAAGGAGCTGTCCGATGTCCAAAAGACGAAGGTGGCCGGCTACCTCACCCACTCTACGGCCACAGCAGAGAAGCACTACCGGATGAAGGAGATAGGCTCAGCGGTAGATGCTTTCCTGATCCTGAGGAATCTCCGGGGTGATTCAGAGTAAGtatttgttcatgttttcactAGTATGGTCCAGCATGGTTACATTTAAacaattcatatattttttttctgtttcctgtACTCATCATTTATCTCATTTCCTCTACTTGCAGGAGTGACCAGAGCGACACACCCAGGGGTTCCTCGGCATACCTGACCGACCAAGCTGCTTATGACAAGTTGCTCCGGTCATATCCAGTGACGTTGGACGGGGTGCCACCCAACCGCTCTCAGCGAAAATCCCTGGCAGGGGAGTATGAACGCTACTGCTATGACCGCTGGCGTAGCGAACAGCTCGAGCGTCGGGTGCAGCATGTTCTTGGTGAGTCTTTAAGAATTAATCTCTTATCATAGTCTTAGTCTAATCTCTAATTACTACCTTGAATACACATCATATTTGTTATGTCTGAACCTATTGACtaatgtctttttgtttttttgctttcttcacAGAGCACTTTGCCCGTAGACTGCCCTCTGAGTCCAGAGTCAAGGCCTGGATTGAGAAGCAAGGGTGGTCTGCAAACCTTCCAGATGCTGCATCCATCGTTCAGCAGTGGAAGCCATCTGGGGGCATCGATGTTGCAATGGACAGTGTTGTGCTGCAGaagtttacaaaatgtaaaatagctgtaaaatgactgtatttgcattgtactCATCCCAacttctggttcctgtcaccaccactgtgtctgGGGGCTAAGGACACACTAACATGGTGATTTGACCAAGACAACATGTCTTACTTACACAGGTTAAGCAATGACAAAATCTGTtaaatacacagaaacacaggcaGAACAATACATGAAACACATATAGAACATTTAATCTCACATTTTGTGCTAATGTAATGAACAGTCCTAATGCTGGTGCATATAACTCCCCACAATTAACAGGGCTTTAGAGTCTGTTGGAACTCTCTCATTAACCCAGCTAAGGTTAGCTAGTATGCGAGGTAAAGCGAGGGCTGTTATATtcaccagcagcaggactgttcACTACATTAGCCCTCACATTAACTTAGCTAAGGTTAGCTATTGTGTGAGGTAAAGTGAGGGCTAAAGTATGCTAATGTTAGATAACGTTATAATGTGTACAGGCTACAATGAATGTGGTTACAAAGTAAAACAAGACAAACTAAAGCTCTCAGTGTAGCTTTAAACTTTAACAAGTTGGTCGCTTCGTGCAGCTTCTGTAGAAAAACCGGCAGAAACTACAGTCGGTAGTTAGTCGGcgagctaacgctagctagcaGCCTCTcggttagcctgttagcttagCAGCTAGCTAACGAAGGTTAAGCAGTTTTATAACGAACTGCACCACTAGCAAAGCTACAAATGATATCAAAATAGACCGAATTATGTCCCAGACACCACCTGAAATGACTTATGTTCGTGTGTTCAGTAAAATGTAGTTTAAAGCCGTCATTTATCAGAGCAACAGGTCCTAACTTACCTCAGAACGCAGTGGCGCAATGACGCTCTTCCAgctgctttcttctttttccataTTACATCAGACGAGACACAGCACAGCTTTATACTGCCATCTGCTGGTGGACATTTAACAATGTTAAAATTCAAATTTAGTATTGCCCCTAAAACAGTTtacatattagaaaaataattacacattagaaaataatgtttttacctTAGGTCTCATTCGTTGGTATTGATTTATATTATACCttacttatattttattatttatcattttctgAGGATTTCTCCATATCGAAACCTTGTGTGCAGTACATGTGTTTAAGGTGTTCCTTCCAGATCAGAGTGCTTACCTACTCAGCATATATTAtgctctttatatatatatatatatacatatatatatatacacgtgtatgtatatatacataaaaaaaattgtaaattaattgtaaaattgtaaattaaaatgtaaacttaGCTTTCCACATCTCTGAACCTGCAGATGAGTGATCGCCCTTCTTTCACCCAGCGCAATGTTGGTTAGAGCCGCCTCttgccacaaagcagcttcagtATGCGATCGTGCACATTGCAGAGTGACGTATTGGAGCGGTACAGGTCTGTTTTTGGTGTCTTGGAGACGCGTGGTGCTCAA
Proteins encoded in this region:
- the LOC108416278 gene encoding uncharacterized protein LOC108416278 isoform X2, producing MASSAASSSAASSSAAASAEQPRSRNFLLCPICKKTHWSLPVHLRRSCMRTSSEADILAVVESAKRAVSNLLRTGRVWEYSLLSRIMQSPDTIGRMIEELESRGNAVVGIPTEAPTAAVPAVPDVPVEAPAESSSESSGELYQCPDTTKQGTSLRERMASLGYYKKHSLDHDLLVSFAKFLQFDMSNENFKQEVENVARFLYFMDPQQASLLFVRQHEKSREYFLKLSEAGLSKQTVQNYIKSVKRFLKFHTGSTDLCFTDRVLHEDCKNYISFLDNIQMATSKQVSKETTRKRFDTFQEGVLSSTQVTAVLAAAKKDFLAVIGKLHAGECSPGHQLTLTELQLVLYYLEAIVILEHAQRPGVVEHMTVTEWISRRRDDTRPGFVVVSTQVATFVLTQEQEMWFDLYFSEVRPVMLGKKRKRVEDDDETDERFFISSTGKAIYNASNDLERLHKKYQVPKVTSQMARRAYETATKELSDVQKTKVAGYLTHSTATAEKHYRMKEIGSAVDAFLILRNLRGDSDDQSDTPRGSSAYLTDQAAYDKLLRSYPVTLDGVPPNRSQRKSLAGEYERYCYDRWRSEQLERRVQHVLEHFARRLPSESRVKAWIEKQGWSANLPDAASIVQQWKPSGGIDVAMDSVVLQKFTKCKIAVK
- the LOC108416278 gene encoding uncharacterized protein LOC108416278 isoform X1, with the protein product MASSAASSSAASSSAAASAEQPRSRNFLLCPICKKTHWSLPVHLRRSCMRTSSEADILAVVESAKRAVSNLLRTGRVWEYSLLSRIMQSPDTIGRMIEELESRGNAVVGIPTEAPTAAVPAVPDVPVEAPAESSSESSGELYQCPDTTKQGTSLRERMASLGYYKKHSLDHDLLVSFAKFLQFDMSNENFKQEVENVARFLYFMDPQQASLLFVRQHEKSREYFLKLSEAGLSKQTVQNYIKSVKRFLKFHTGSTDLCFTDRVLHEDCKNYISFLDNIQMATSKQVSKETTRKRFDTFQEGVLSSTQVTAVLAAAKKDFLAVIGKLHAGECSPGHQLTLTELQLVLYYLEAIVILEHAQRPGVVEHMTVTEWISRRRDDTRPGFVVVSTQVATFVLTQEQEMWFDLYFSEVRPVMLGKKRKRVEDDDETDERFFISSTGKAIYNASNDLERLHKKYQVPKVTSQMARRAYETATKELSDVQKTKVAGYLTHSTATAEKHYRMKEIGSAVDAFLILRNLRGDSESDQSDTPRGSSAYLTDQAAYDKLLRSYPVTLDGVPPNRSQRKSLAGEYERYCYDRWRSEQLERRVQHVLEHFARRLPSESRVKAWIEKQGWSANLPDAASIVQQWKPSGGIDVAMDSVVLQKFTKCKIAVK